One region of Oryza sativa Japonica Group chromosome 10, ASM3414082v1 genomic DNA includes:
- the LOC9269295 gene encoding uncharacterized protein has product MASSGAVALMMFHTMERELFWRLVGEHGQQPGPMRWVIALWLWLESVGHHDFVRRVAVLPAPVVLRFVDEALACLARLPRRRGVAGGAERRLAALAAAGDADPALRFLPCTNALLAEPVEGLAYFDAHRDEVMEGVSDVYRNVCRVIFDDGVAAAVAAADDDDDAEAAAFLPRDVLDALDGTPPPPPPPPMYHQYHHHAVHMAPMLPPPPPVAELNPMASPWFPVQQQEQPPPPPPQPHQQHGYIPLPEDYRSLFITFSRGYPIRQDDIINFFNSLYGPCVESVMVEKAAAGQLPVYGRVVLRCPSMIPVVLDGQQTAKYMIKGRHLWARIYVPSSKPN; this is encoded by the exons atggcgagcAGCGGGGCGGTTGCGCTGATGATGTTCCACACGATGGAGCGGGAGCTGTTCTGGCGGCTGGTCGGCGAGCACGGGCAGCAGCCGGGGCCGATGAGGTGGGTGATCGCGCTGTGGCTGTGGCTCGAGTCCGTCGGCCACCACGACTTcgtccgccgcgtcgccgtgctGCCGGCCCCCGTCGTGCTGCGCTTCGTAGACGAGGCGCTGGCGTGCCTGGcgcggctgccgcggcggcgaggggtcgcgggcggggcggagcggcggctcgcggcgctcgccgccgccggggacgccGACCCGGCGCTCCGCTTCCTCCCCTGCACCAACGCGCTCCTCGCCGAGCCCGTCGAGGGCCTCGCCTACTTCGACGCGCACCGCGACGAGGTCATGGAGGGCGTCAGCGACGTGTACAGGAACGTCTGCCGCGTCATCTtcgacgacggcgtcgccgccgccgtcgccgccgccgacgacgacgacgacgccgaagcCGCCGCGTTCCTCCCCCGCGACGTGCTCGACGCGCTCGACggcacaccaccaccaccgccgccgccgccgatgtacCACCAGTACCACCACCACGCCGTCCACATGGCCCcgatgctgccgccgccgccgccggtggccgagCTGAACCCGATGGCCTCGCCATGGTTCCCggtgcagcagcaggagcagccgccgccgccgccgccgcagccgcaccaGCAGCACGGCTACATCCCATTGCCGGAGGACTACCGCTCGCTGTTCATCACCTTCTCCCGCGGCTACCCGATCAGACAGGACGACATCATCAACTTCTTCAACTC GTTGTACGGGCCGTGCGTGGAGTCGGTGATggtggagaaggcggcggcggggcagctGCCGGTGTACGGACGGGTGGTGCTCCGGTGCCCGTCGATGATCCCGGTGGTGCTCGACGGACAGCAGACGGCGAAGTACATGATCAAGGGGAGGCACCTCTGGGCCAGGATCTACGTGCCAAGCTCCAAGCccaactga
- the LOC4349382 gene encoding uncharacterized protein gives MKVKAIRVHKIGGPEVLTWEEVEIGEPSEGEIRIKNKAIGVNYVDIYYRTGLHQEPLPFVPGKEAVGVVSAVGPGVTGIEVGDVVGYADTPMGTYTEEQIIPATLAIPIPPSVDHITAASVLLKGMTTYVLVKQAFKIQAGHTVLVHAAAGGVGSLLCQWANALGATVIGTVSTQEKAIQAAEDGCHHVIIYTEEDFVAQVAEITSRKGVHVVYDAVGKDTFKGSMECLMPRGCMISYGQCSGRPDPVPVSDLASKSLILGRPGMRHYTATRDELLHAAGEVFAGVAAGVLRVRVNHVYPLHEAARAHADLEARRTSGSVVLLPAMPAADS, from the exons ATGAAGGTGAAGGCAATTAGAGTCCACAAGATTGGTGGTCCAGAG GTGCTAACTTGGGAAGAGGTGGAGATTGGGGAGCCCAGCGAGGGGGAGATCCGGATCAAGAACAAGGCTATCGGTGTCAACTATGTCGATATTTATTACCGTACTGGGTTGCATCAAGAACCTCTCCCGTTTGTTCCTG GCAAGGAAGCAGTAGGAGTAGTGTCTGCTGTTGGACCTGGGGTAACAGGTATCGAAGTTGGCGATGTAGTCGGCTATGCTGATACTCCAATGGGCACTTACACTGAAGAACAGATTATACCGGCAACACTGGCCATTCCTATTCCACCTTCAGTGGACCACATTACTGCAGCATCTGTTTTACTCAAGGGAATGACTACATATGTCCTTGTGAAACAAGCCTTTAAG ATTCAGGCAGGCCATACTGTCCTAGTCCATGCTGCTGCAGGAGGAGTTGGCTCTCTCCTTTGTCAGTGGGCGAATGCCCTTGGTGCCACCGTTATCGGGACCGTTTCGACACAAGAGAAAGCAATCCAAGCAGCCGAAGACGGGTGCCATCATGTGATCATCTACACCGAGGAGGATTTCGTAGCCCAAGTTGCTGAAATCACATCGAGGAAGGGTGTTCATGTTGTTTATGATGCTGTCGGTAAAGACACCTTCAAG GGATCAATGGAGTGTCTGATGCCGCGTGGATGCATGATCTCTTATGGGCAATGTTCAGGGAGGCCTGACCCTGTACCAGTGAGTGATCTGGCGTCCAAGTCCCTGATCTTGGGCAGGCCAGGGATGAGGCACTACACCGCCACCCGCGACGAGCTgctgcacgccgccggcgaggtcttCGCCGGCGTGGCGGCTGGCGTTCTGCGCGTCCGCGTCAACCATGTCTACCCGCTGCATGAGGCGGCTCGCGCGCACGCGGATCTCGAGGCACGGAGAACCTCTGGATCTGTGGTGTTGTTGCCTGCCATGCCAGCAGCTGACAGCTGA
- the LOC4349383 gene encoding O-fucosyltransferase 30: MDLPASRGRWRKRSARSHAPLLVAVLVLLIPASLLLSSAYSSLLRSILPFSGFGGGGGGGGRRCGRSPELEGERFLWYAPHSGFSNQVGELRNAAVAAALLNRTLVVPPVLDHHAVVLGSCPKFRVADASDLRAAVWDHSMQLLRERRYVSMGDIIDLSPIKATVRTIDFRVFVSLWCGVDMRKTCFSGLCCAVSGGGSLPGDYDRCRSMLSGLGGSENGCVYPVQDDCRTTVWTYQENNDGALDSFQPDEDLKKRKKISYVRRRKDMYKALGPGSEAEDASLLAFGTLFSGPYKGSESYFDIHESPKDRRLQTILEKVEFLPFAPEIIATGKEFARKKIKEPFLCAQLRLLDGQFKNHWKATFSALKEKLKAVALEMKKTQGSGPIHMFMMTDLPPANWSKTYLADIAKDGRYKLHTLKESDELVAQTAERLMAAEHGVRSGFIPKNIANTRKDCDPVQLPEILLYVEESVCSCASLGFVGTAGSTIAGSIETMRKNNVCQL; this comes from the exons atggatTTGCCGGCGAgccgcgggcggtggcggaagCGGAGCGCCCGGTCGCACGCGCCCCTCCTCGTGGCCGTCCTCGTGCTCCTCATcccggcctccctcctcctctcctcggcCTACTCCTCGCTGCTCCGCtccatcctccccttctccggcttcggaggcggtggcggaggagggggcAGAAGATGTGGGCGGTCGCCGGAGCTGGAAGGGGAGAGGTTTCTTTGGTACGCGCCGCACAGCGGGTTCAGCAACCAGGTGGGCGAGCTCCGGaatgccgccgtcgccgccgcgctgctcaaCCGCACCCTCGTCGTGCCCCCGGTGCTCGACCACCACGCCGTCGTCCTCGGGAGCTGCCCCAAGTTCAGGGTCGCCGACGCTTCCgacctccgcgccgccgtctggGACCACTCCATGCAGCTCCTCCGGGAGCGGAG GTATGTATCCATGGGTGACATAATTGATCTATCGCCGATAAAGGCTACGGTTAGAACGATTGATTTCAGGGTGTTTGTCTCATTGTGGTGCGGCGTAGACATGCGCAAGACTTGCTTCTCTGGCTTGTGCTGTGCTGTCTCTGGTGGTGGATCGCTGCCAGGTGATTACGATAGATGCCGATCGATGCTGTCCGGTTTAGGGGGCAGCGAAAATGGCTGTGTGTATCCTGTCCAGGACGATTGCCGAACAACAGTCTGGACATATCAAGAGAATAATGATGGGGCGCTTGATTCATTTCAACCAGATGAAGACttgaaaaagaggaaaaagataTCATACGTTAGGAGGCGCAAAGATATGTACAAGGCTTTGGGGCCTGGTTCTGAAGCTGAGGATGCTTCCTTGTTGGCATTTGGGACACTTTTCTCAGGACCATACAAGGGATCAGAGTCATATTTTGATATCCACGAATCGCCAAAGGATCGTCGGCTACAGACTATACTTGAGAAGGTTGAGTTCCTCCCTTTTGCCCCTGAGATCATTGCTACAGGGAAGGAGTTCGCTAGGAAAAAGATCAAGGAGCCATTTCTTTGCGCACAGCTAAGGCTGTTAGATGGGCAATTCAAAAATCACTGGAAAGCTACATTTTCTGCACTCAAGGAGAAGTTAAAGGCTGTTGCGTTGGAAATGAAGAAAACCCAGGGTAGTGGTCCTATTCACATGTTCATGATGACTGATCTTCCACCAGCAAACTGGTCAAAGACCTATCTTGCAGATATTGCAAAAGATGGGAGATATAAATTGCACACCCTGAAGGAAAGTGATGAACTGGTGGCACAGACCGCAGAGCGGCTTATGGCTGCTGAACATGGTGTGAGATCTGGATTTATTCCCAAAAACATAGCAAACACGAGGAAGGATTGTGATCCAGTTCAACTACCAGAAATTTTGTTATATGTTGAAGAATCTGTCTGTAGCTGTGCATCACTAGGATTTGTGGGGACTGCTGGATCAACCATAGCAGGAAGCATAGAAACAATGAGGAAGAACAATGTCTGCCAATTGTAG
- the LOC4349384 gene encoding hexose carrier protein HEX6 has product MAIGAFVESGGGGGGGGGGGYGGRVTAYVVLTCVVAGSGGILFGYDLGISGGVTSMDSFLKRFFPDVYQKKQDTRVSHYCAFDSELLTVFTSSLYIAGLVATLFASSVTRRYGRRTSMLIGGTVFIAGSVFGGAAVNVFMLLINRILLGIGLGFTNQSIPLYLSEMAPPRYRGAINNGFELCISLGILFANVLNYCVVKITAGWGWRISLSMAAVPAAFLTIGAVFLPETPSFIIERDGDTDKARILLQRLRGTTSVQKELDDLVAASNLSRTVQYPFRNIFKRKYRPQLVIALLVPFFNQLTGINVMNFYAPVMFRTIGLKESASLLSSVVNRLCATFANIMAMIVVDRFGRRKLFLVGGIQMILSQLAVGAILAAEFKDYGSMDREYAYLVLITMCVFVAGFAWSWGPLTFLVPTEICPLEIRSAGQSIVVAVVFLMTFVIGQTFLAVLCRIKSGTFFFFAGWICLMTVFVYFFLPETKKLPMEQMEQVWRKHWFWKKIVGEEEEKQAEKTALPSM; this is encoded by the exons ATGGCGATTGGGGCGTTcgtggagagcggcggcggcggcggcgggggagggggaggagggtaCGGCGGGCGGGTGACGGCGTACGTGGTGCTGACCtgcgtcgtcgccggcagcggcgggatCCTCTTCGGCTACGACCTCGGCATCTCCG GTGGTGTGACCTCAATGGACTCGTTTCTGAAGAGATTCTTCCCGGATGTGTACCAGAAGAAGCAGGACACCAGAGTGAGCCACTACTGCGCGTTCGACAGCGAGCTCCTCACCGTGTTCACCTCGTCACTCTacatcgccggcctcgtcgcgacCCTCTTCGCGTCGTCCGTCACAAGGAGGTATGGCCGCCGGACGTCCATGCTGATCGGCGGCACCGTCTTCATCGCCGGCTCGGTgttcggcggcgccgccgtcaatGTGTTCATGCTGCTCATCAACCGGATCCTACTGGGAATAGGTCTCGGGTTCACTAATCAG TCAATCCCACTGTACCTGTCAGAAATGGCGCCTCCACGATACCGTGGGGCGATCAATAACGGCTTCGAGCTCTGCATCAGCCTCGGCATTCTCTTCGCAAATGTTCTTAACTATTGCGTTGTGAAAATCACAGCTGGATGGGGCTGGAGGATATCCCTATCCATGGCTGCAGTTCCTGCTGCATTCCTAACCATCGGTGCGGTCTTCCTCCCAGAGACACCGAGCTTCATAATCGAACGCGATGGCGACACTGACAAGGCAAGGATCCTACTCCAGAGACTTCGTGGCACCACTTCAGTCCAGAAAGAGCTTGATGACTTAGTTGCTGCTAGCAACCTCTCCAGGACAGTTCAGTATCCGTTCAGGAATATATTCAAGAGGAAATACAGGCCACAGCTTGTCATAGCACTCCTGGTCCCTTTCTTCAACCAGCTTACTGGAATCAATGTGATGAACTTCTATGCACCGGTTATGTTCAGGACGATTGGTCTGAAGGAGAGCGCGTCTCTCCTATCCTCAGTGGTCAATCGACTCTGCGCAACTTTCGCCAATATCATGGCGATGATCGTTGTCGACAGGTTTGGGCGTAGAAAGCTCTTCCTTGTAGGTGGTATTCAGATGATCCTTTCCCAGCTTGCTGTGGGTGCAATCCTGGCTGCAGAGTTCAAGGACTATGGATCCATGGACAGAGAGTATGCTTACCTTGTGTTGATCACCATGTGTGTGTTTGTTGCTGGCTTTGCATGGTCATGGGGGCCATTGACATTCTTGGTCCCAACTGAGATATGTCCACTTGAGATCAGATCAGCAGGGCAGAGTATTGTTGTTGCAGTGGTCTTCCTGATGACATTTGTGATTGGACAGACATTCCTTGCAGTTCTATGCCGCATCAAGTCAGGGACATTCTTCTTCTTTGCAGGATGGATCTGCTTGATGACAGTGTTTGTTTATTTCTTCCTGCCGGAGACAAAGAAGCTGCCCATGGAGCAGATGGAGCAGGTCTGGAGGAAGCATTGGTTCTGGAAGAAGATtgtaggggaggaggaggaaaaacAAGCAGAGAAAACAGCTCTCCCTAGCATGTAA
- the LOC4349385 gene encoding transcription factor MYBS3 isoform X1 yields MLFALDEAGVPWTEEEHRRFLLGLQKLGKGDWRGISRNFVVSRTPTQVASHAQKYFIRQSNMTRRKRRSSLFDMVPDESMDLPPLPGGQEPETQVLNQPALPPPREEEEVDSMESDTSAVAESSSASAIMPDNLQSTYPVIVPAYFSPFLQFSVPFWQNQKDEDGPVQETHEIVKPVPVHSKSPINVDELVGMSKLSIGESNQETVSTSLSLNLVGGQNRQSAFHANPPTRAQA; encoded by the exons ATGTTATTCGCGTTGGACGAGGCAG GTGTTCCTTGGACTGAAGAAGAACACCGGAGGTTTTTGCTTGGATTGCAAAAGCTTGGCAAAGGTGATTGGCGAGGAATCTCTCGTAATTTCGTGGTCTCAAGAACACCTACTCAAGTAGCCAGTCATGCTCAGAAATATTTTATACGCCAATCCAATATGACCAGAAGGAAAAGAAGGTCTAGCCTTTTTGACATGGTGCCAGATGAG TCTATGGACCTTCCACCACTTCCTGGAGGTCAAGAACCAGAGACCCAAGTATTAAATCAACCAGCACTACCTCCaccgagggaggaggaggaggtagatTCTATGGAGTCAGATACTTCTGCCGTTGCAGAGAGCTCTTCCGCTTCTGCTATCATGCCAGATAATTTGCAGTCGACCTATCCAGTGATTGTTCCAGCTTATTTCTCGCCCTTTTTGCAATTCTCGGTTCCTTTCTGGCAAAATCAGAAAGATGAAGATGGTCCTGTGCAAGAAACACATGAGATTGTCAAGCCTGTTCCAGTTCATTCAAAGAGCCCAATCAACGTTGATGAGCTTGTTGGCATGTCGAAGCTCAGCATAGGAGAGTCCAATCAAGAGACAGTGTCTACTTCTCTTTCATTAAATCTGGTAGGAGGTCAAAATAGACAATCAGCTTTCCATGCAAATCCACCAACAAGGGCACAGGCATGA
- the LOC4349385 gene encoding transcription factor MYBS3 isoform 1 (isoform 1 is encoded by transcript variant 1): MTRRCSHCSHNGHNSRTCPNRGVKIFGVRLTDGSIRKSASMGNLSLLSSAAGSTSGGASPADGPDAAPTAADGYASDDFVQGSSSATRDRKKGVPWTEEEHRRFLLGLQKLGKGDWRGISRNFVVSRTPTQVASHAQKYFIRQSNMTRRKRRSSLFDMVPDESMDLPPLPGGQEPETQVLNQPALPPPREEEEVDSMESDTSAVAESSSASAIMPDNLQSTYPVIVPAYFSPFLQFSVPFWQNQKDEDGPVQETHEIVKPVPVHSKSPINVDELVGMSKLSIGESNQETVSTSLSLNLVGGQNRQSAFHANPPTRAQA, translated from the exons ATGACGAGGCGGTGCTCGCACTGCAGCCACAACGGGCACAACTCGCGGACGTGCCCCAACCGCGGGGTCAAGATCTTCGGGGTGCGCCTCACCGATGGCTCCATCCGCAAGAGCGCCAGCATGGGgaacctctccctcctctcctccgccgccggatccaccagcggcggcgcctcccccgccgacggccccgacgccgcccccaccgccgccgacggctaCGCCTCCGACGACTTCGTCCagggctcctcctccgccacccgcgACCGCAAGAAGG GTGTTCCTTGGACTGAAGAAGAACACCGGAGGTTTTTGCTTGGATTGCAAAAGCTTGGCAAAGGTGATTGGCGAGGAATCTCTCGTAATTTCGTGGTCTCAAGAACACCTACTCAAGTAGCCAGTCATGCTCAGAAATATTTTATACGCCAATCCAATATGACCAGAAGGAAAAGAAGGTCTAGCCTTTTTGACATGGTGCCAGATGAG TCTATGGACCTTCCACCACTTCCTGGAGGTCAAGAACCAGAGACCCAAGTATTAAATCAACCAGCACTACCTCCaccgagggaggaggaggaggtagatTCTATGGAGTCAGATACTTCTGCCGTTGCAGAGAGCTCTTCCGCTTCTGCTATCATGCCAGATAATTTGCAGTCGACCTATCCAGTGATTGTTCCAGCTTATTTCTCGCCCTTTTTGCAATTCTCGGTTCCTTTCTGGCAAAATCAGAAAGATGAAGATGGTCCTGTGCAAGAAACACATGAGATTGTCAAGCCTGTTCCAGTTCATTCAAAGAGCCCAATCAACGTTGATGAGCTTGTTGGCATGTCGAAGCTCAGCATAGGAGAGTCCAATCAAGAGACAGTGTCTACTTCTCTTTCATTAAATCTGGTAGGAGGTCAAAATAGACAATCAGCTTTCCATGCAAATCCACCAACAAGGGCACAGGCATGA